In Maribacter dokdonensis DSW-8, the DNA window AAATTTTAGTTTATAAGTAATTTTAATCTATGATCGATACTTTGGTTCTTCTTAGAAAACAATTACATGAAAATCCTGAGCTTTCAGGTAAGGAACATGAAACGGCAAATCGTATTGTTGAGTTTGTAAAAGGTTTCAATCCTACTCAAATCATTGAAGGTGTAGGAGGTACAGGGGTTGGCGTTGTTTATCAATTTGCAGAAAGTGGACCTACGGTTGTAATTAGGTGCGAGTTAGATGCTTTACCTATAGTTGAGGAAAATACATTTAATTACCGTTCTAAAAATAGTGGAGTTTCGCACAAATGTGGCCATGACGGTCATATGACCATTGTTGCCGGTTTGGCGCCATGGTTGAAAGAAGCAACCTTTAAACGGGGTAAAGTAGTGCTGTTGTTTCAGCCTGCAGAGGAAACCGGTAAAGGCGCGGCAAACGTCATTGAAGATAGCAGGTTCAAAAACTTAACAATAGACTATGTATTTGCCTTACATAATTTACCAGGTAGTAAAATACATTCAATAACGGTAAAGTCGGGTTATTTTACGGCTACCGTACAAAGTATGAGTATTCGGTTTAAAGGAAAAAAAGCCCATGCTTCAGAGCCTGAAAATGGGGTGAATCCCGCATTGGCAGTTTCAGAGTTAATTAAAAGTATTGCCCACTTTTCAGAGCCAAATGCTCATAAAGAAAACTTTGCCTTGTGTACGCCCATTTATATGAATTTAGGGGAGAAAAACTATGGCATTTCCGCAGAAGATGCTGAAATCCATTACACCATACGTACATGGAGTGGTGAAAATATGACCCAGCTAGAAAATAAAATTAAAAAGGCGGTGAATGCCATTGCCCAATCGTACTCGCTTCAATATACTATAGAATGGTTTGAATATTTTCCGGCATCCAATAATGATGACACATGTGTTTCTTTGATTAAAAAAGTAGCGAAGCAAGAAAACCTTTATATAAACCAGCATGTAAATTCCTTGAAATTCGGAGAAGATTTCGGATGGTATTCCCAACAATATAAAAGCGCTATTTTCGCTTTAGGGGCAGGTGAGGAGCATCCAGCATTGCACCATGCTAATTATGATTTTCCAGATGAATTAATAGCAACCGGCATACAAATGTTTAAAGGGATGATAGCAGAGGTTTTGGATAAATAGGTATCTTTAAAACTACCAACACCAAACGATCCATCATGAAATATGTAATTATAATTGCTATTCTTCTTATATCGTGTAAAGAAGATAGTAAAACAGCCGCGCCCACAGAACAAAAACCTAATATTATTTATATTTTGGCCGATGATCTGGGCTATGCAGAAATTGGTGTCTTTGGTCAAGAAAAAATTGAAACTCCTAATATAGATGCCTTGGCAAAACAAGGCATGATTTTTACACAGCATTATTCAAGTGCCCCGGTATGTGCCCCGGCAAGGTATATGTTTCTTACAGGTAAACATGCGGGTAAGGCATTTATACGTGGTAATGATGAGTGGAACGATCGTGGTGATGTTTGGAACTATAGGGCAATGGCTAAGGACTCAACTTTAGAAGGTCAACGACCGGTACCAAAGGGTACTAAAACCATTGCCAATTATTTGCAAGATAAGGGGTATAAAACCGCGTTAATTGGAAAGTGGGGCTTGGGGGCTCCACATACACATTCTATCCCTAATGAAATGGGTTTTGATTTTTTCTACGGATTCAATTGTCAGCGACAGGCGCATACCTATTATCCGCTGCATTTGTACAAAAACAGAAACCGTGTGCATTTGGCGAACGATACCATTGCGCCAAGTACACCTTTTCCAAAAGGATTAGACCCAAAGAACCCAGAAAGTTATAAAGACTATACGCTTACCGATTACGCTCCAGACTTAATGTTTAAAGAGCTTACAGGCTTTGTAAATCAGCATAAGGAAAATCCGTTTTTCCTGTATTGGGCAACGCCAATACCCCATGTGGCGTTACAAGCACCACAGCGTTGGGTAGATTATTACAAAGAAAAGTACGGCGCAGAGGAGCCTTATTTATCCGGTAACGGTAATGGGTACTTTTCACATCAAAATCCACATGCTGCCTATGCGGCTATGGTGTCTTATTTTGACGAGAATGTGGGTAAATTGGTACAACAATTAAAAGACGAGGGTATATATGAAAACACTTTGATTGTTTTCACTTCGGATAACGGTCCAAGCTACGCTGGTGGTGCAGATCCAACATTTTTTGAAAGCGCAAAACCTTTTGACGGGGAATATGGGAAAGGCAAAGGGTTTGTCTATGAAGGCGGTATACGTGTGCCAACATTTTTTACTTGGCCTGGTAAAATCAAGCCTGGTACTACGAGCGATCATGCATCTGCCCATTATGATATGCTGGCAACATTTGCAGATATTATTGATTATGAAACACCAATAGATACGGATGGCATTAGTTTTATGCCCACCTTATTGGGAGAAAAGGCACAAGCTGAGCATGAATTTATGTATTGGGAGTTTCCGGAATATGGCGGACAAATTGCCATTAGAATAGGAGATTGGAAAGTAGTTCGGCAACATTTAAAAGATGATGAGCAGTCAACATTCGAACTTTATAATCTAAAAGATGACCCTACTGAAAAGAACAATATAGCCGATAAGCATCCTGAAATTTTAGAACAAGCTGCAGCAATATTTAAAAGGGAACACACAAAACCCGAAACCGAACGTTTTCAAATACCTCTTTTAGAGAACGGATTGTTAAGCGAATAGAAAACTGTCTTCAGAAATCTTACCATAAAATAAAACATCAATTTATATGCATTTTTAAATCCACAAGTTTAGTTGTATTTTGCAAGGATGGAATTTAATGTAGTACATAATTATGTGTGTATTAAAATGTGAATTTCATTGATTGAAATCGGTATAAATGCGAAATCTTTATTATATGAGTGATTTTGCAAATATTGAAACTAACAAACTTGAACAACTAAAACATGAAAAACGGTATTAAAATTTGCGTACTCGGCATCTTTTTATTCACTGCATTTTTAAATGCACAAGCTCCAAAATGGGAAAATCCGGAATGGGAGAATCCTGAAATATTTCAGATCAACAGAGAAGAGCCTACGGCATCGCTTTATCGCTATGAGGACGTGAAATCAGCTTTGGCAAATGAAAGTTGGGAGAATTCTTTAAACTATCAGTCTTTAAATGGAGAATGGAGTTTTAATTACGCGGCAAGTGTACCGGAAAGACCTATATCGTTTTATAAACCGGATTATGATACCTCTGGGTGGAACAAGATAAAGGTTCCGTCTAATTGGGAACTGGAAGGTTACGGTATGCCCATATATACGAATGTGGTATATCCGTTTCCAAAGAATCCGCCATTTATACCTCACGATATTAATTCCGTTGGTAGTTATAAGCGTCATTTTGAAATTCCTGAAAACTGGGAAGATAAAGAAGTGTACCTGCATTTTGGAGCCGTAAGCGGTGCCATGTACGTATACTTGAACGGGCAAATGGTAGGGTATAGTGAAGGCAGTAAAACTCCGGCAGAATTTCATATCAACAAGTATTTAAAAGAAGGTAAAAATGACCTTTCCGTACAGGTGTTACGCTGGTCTGATGCCAGTTATTTAGAAGATCAGGATTTTTGGAGGTTAAGCGGTATAGATAGGGATGTTTATTTGTATGCAACCAATAAAGCTACTATCAAAGACTACACGGTGGTGGCAGATTTAGATGAGACCTATACGAACGGTAAATTCCGTTTAGACCTAGAATTGGCAAATACCGGTAAGAAACAAAAAGGTACTCAAGTAGAAATTACATTATTGGATGGAGCACAAGAAGTCTTTAAAGTAAACCAAAGTTTAGATGTCGTTGAAGGAATTACTACGGTAAAATTTGCTCAAGAAATTCCTAATGTAAAAACATGGAATGCTGAAAAACCTAATCTTTATGCACTACTTTTTACATTAAAGGATAAAAAAGGCAATGTTACCGAAGCCATCAGTTCAAAAATCGGATTTAGAAAAATTGAGATCAAGAACAATCAATTTTTGGTGAACGGTATGCCCGTATTGATCAAAGGTGTAAACCTTCATGATCATGATGAAGTAACCGGGCATGTGATCAGTGAAGAGGTTACGTTGAAAGATATGGAGGTGATGAAGCAAAACAATATCAATGCTATTCGCTGTAGTCATTATCCTAAAAACGAATTTTTCTATAGAATGGCAGATAAATATGGTTTTTATGTAGTTGATGAAGCCAATATTGAAATTCATGGTATGGGAGCAACCAATCAAGGTTTGGATGGTGATGAGGCTGCAATTGCCATTCACCCTGCATATAGACCTGAGTGGAGAGAAATGCATTTAGATAGAACGATTAGAATGTTTGAACGCGATAAAAATTATACTTCTATAGTAACTTGGTCTTTAGGAAACGAAGCCGGTAACGGTCAAAACCTTTTTGATACGTATGATTGGTTAAAGGCACATGATACAACAAGACCTGTACAGTACGAAGGAGCTACAAATTTCTCTAATACTGATATACAGGTACCTATGTATGCAAGAATACCTGAGACTATAGCCTATGCGGAGAACGACCCCAAAAGACCATTGATTCAGTGCGAGTATGCACATGCCATGGGCAACAGTGTTGGTAATTTACAAGATTATTGGGATGTTATTGAGAAATATGATGTTTTACAAGGTGGCTTTATTTGGGATTGGGTAGATCAAGGTCTAAAGGCTACCAATGAGAATGGTGAAGCGTTTTATGCTTTTGGGGGCGATTTGGGCGGAGCGGAATTACAGAACGATAACAACTTCTGCTTGAACGGTTTGGTTGATCCTGACCGTTCTGCACATCCGGCTTTATATGAAGTGAAAAAAGTATATCAATATGTAAAGTTTACATCGGAGAATCCAAAAGCGGGAAAAATCAGTTTAAAGAATATGTATGATTTTACAAACCTGTCAGAATATAATTTTTCATGGAGATTGTTGGAGAATGGGGTAGAAGTAGGTAAAGGAAAGATTGCCGATGTTGATATTGCTCCTTATCAAACTAAAGAGGTGCAAATAGAATTGCCAGAATTAGCAAATGCCACTTCTGAGTATCATTTGAATGTATATATGACCACAAAGCAAGAAAGTGCATTAATTCCTGAGCACTATCTATTGGCTTACGAACAGTTTCAATTGACAGATTTTAAACCATCTGTTTTTAAAGAGAATATTGACGGATTAAAATTGACCAAGAAAGAAGATATCATTACCGTTACAGGTGACGGATTCAAAATAGGTTTTAATAGTAAGGACGGAACATTG includes these proteins:
- a CDS encoding glycoside hydrolase family 2 TIM barrel-domain containing protein, yielding MKNGIKICVLGIFLFTAFLNAQAPKWENPEWENPEIFQINREEPTASLYRYEDVKSALANESWENSLNYQSLNGEWSFNYAASVPERPISFYKPDYDTSGWNKIKVPSNWELEGYGMPIYTNVVYPFPKNPPFIPHDINSVGSYKRHFEIPENWEDKEVYLHFGAVSGAMYVYLNGQMVGYSEGSKTPAEFHINKYLKEGKNDLSVQVLRWSDASYLEDQDFWRLSGIDRDVYLYATNKATIKDYTVVADLDETYTNGKFRLDLELANTGKKQKGTQVEITLLDGAQEVFKVNQSLDVVEGITTVKFAQEIPNVKTWNAEKPNLYALLFTLKDKKGNVTEAISSKIGFRKIEIKNNQFLVNGMPVLIKGVNLHDHDEVTGHVISEEVTLKDMEVMKQNNINAIRCSHYPKNEFFYRMADKYGFYVVDEANIEIHGMGATNQGLDGDEAAIAIHPAYRPEWREMHLDRTIRMFERDKNYTSIVTWSLGNEAGNGQNLFDTYDWLKAHDTTRPVQYEGATNFSNTDIQVPMYARIPETIAYAENDPKRPLIQCEYAHAMGNSVGNLQDYWDVIEKYDVLQGGFIWDWVDQGLKATNENGEAFYAFGGDLGGAELQNDNNFCLNGLVDPDRSAHPALYEVKKVYQYVKFTSENPKAGKISLKNMYDFTNLSEYNFSWRLLENGVEVGKGKIADVDIAPYQTKEVQIELPELANATSEYHLNVYMTTKQESALIPEHYLLAYEQFQLTDFKPSVFKENIDGLKLTKKEDIITVTGDGFKIGFNSKDGTLSSIDYGQGNLLQKGPAVNFWRAPNDNDYGYNMPKLLKPWKDATNTQNLLRLEVNSNEGKKIIDAVKLTTNPFKIRNDFKLNATYGLPSVNGEVQLTYTINAKGEILVSTQLTGIKGDLPILPRFGNNLIIDNNYDQVAWYGRGEHENYQDRNTSALVGVYDAKVSDLYYEYIRPQENGNRTDIRTLSFENKDGKGIKITAPDLFSFSAHHQLNSDFDEGMEKRQQHTFDIPTRDLINIKIDYSQMGVGGDNSWGNLPLEAYQIKPENLSFDYVISPIR
- a CDS encoding arylsulfatase; translation: MKYVIIIAILLISCKEDSKTAAPTEQKPNIIYILADDLGYAEIGVFGQEKIETPNIDALAKQGMIFTQHYSSAPVCAPARYMFLTGKHAGKAFIRGNDEWNDRGDVWNYRAMAKDSTLEGQRPVPKGTKTIANYLQDKGYKTALIGKWGLGAPHTHSIPNEMGFDFFYGFNCQRQAHTYYPLHLYKNRNRVHLANDTIAPSTPFPKGLDPKNPESYKDYTLTDYAPDLMFKELTGFVNQHKENPFFLYWATPIPHVALQAPQRWVDYYKEKYGAEEPYLSGNGNGYFSHQNPHAAYAAMVSYFDENVGKLVQQLKDEGIYENTLIVFTSDNGPSYAGGADPTFFESAKPFDGEYGKGKGFVYEGGIRVPTFFTWPGKIKPGTTSDHASAHYDMLATFADIIDYETPIDTDGISFMPTLLGEKAQAEHEFMYWEFPEYGGQIAIRIGDWKVVRQHLKDDEQSTFELYNLKDDPTEKNNIADKHPEILEQAAAIFKREHTKPETERFQIPLLENGLLSE
- a CDS encoding amidohydrolase, encoding MIDTLVLLRKQLHENPELSGKEHETANRIVEFVKGFNPTQIIEGVGGTGVGVVYQFAESGPTVVIRCELDALPIVEENTFNYRSKNSGVSHKCGHDGHMTIVAGLAPWLKEATFKRGKVVLLFQPAEETGKGAANVIEDSRFKNLTIDYVFALHNLPGSKIHSITVKSGYFTATVQSMSIRFKGKKAHASEPENGVNPALAVSELIKSIAHFSEPNAHKENFALCTPIYMNLGEKNYGISAEDAEIHYTIRTWSGENMTQLENKIKKAVNAIAQSYSLQYTIEWFEYFPASNNDDTCVSLIKKVAKQENLYINQHVNSLKFGEDFGWYSQQYKSAIFALGAGEEHPALHHANYDFPDELIATGIQMFKGMIAEVLDK